A stretch of the Chlorobiota bacterium genome encodes the following:
- the speA gene encoding biosynthetic arginine decarboxylase, translating into MNKSVKSVVKKKVLPKAKKNQNLNGLHNSKQNDKWTIQDSTELYSIDTWGHPYFSINKAGDIAVSPVYNSKIEIDIHSIVEEVKKRKIQLPCLIRFQDLLHTRVIELNESFKKAIKEFNYTNIYQGVYPIKVNQLEEVVCEILEAGEPYNFGIECGSKAELVAALAYLERDNMLMICNGYKDSTMMRMLLMGQQLGQNVIPIIEKYREFEEIILESSKLGIQPQFGVRVRLSTSGSGIWAESGGDDSKFGVSISDAVKIVNKLKELNLEDSFKLVHFHIGSQIQDVITMKSAVKEATRIYAKLYKLGMGVKYLDVGGGLGINYDAPESGLKQAINYSLQEYVNGVVYTIKEICDIEEVVHPIIVTESGRALTAHHSVLVVGVLGETQKHEAIEIPIVSNNDVPAVRELNDVILTLNSITSIKGENQRKARLLEAYHDAVEKRTEADQLFSLGYMSLEDKAKAEQLYWIAMNKMNEVLNTLDRDYLPADLYNIEEHLTDQYLCDFSVFQSILDHWAIGQLFPIMPIHRLNEKPTQRGTIVDLTCDSDGKVDKFISEEGEQNYLPLHKLIDNEDYYLGFFLMGAYQDILGDMHNLFGRVNEVHVYADSDEPNNFYIEEYISGTKVVEALGIVQYFPSDLKKQIESIIRKRVKAKKLKPTQGVEFLHLYSKALEEYTYYNFWNKEKK; encoded by the coding sequence ATGAATAAATCCGTAAAATCGGTAGTTAAAAAGAAAGTATTACCAAAAGCCAAAAAAAACCAAAATTTGAATGGCTTACACAATTCGAAACAAAATGACAAATGGACAATTCAGGATTCTACTGAATTATATAGTATAGATACTTGGGGGCATCCTTACTTTTCAATTAATAAAGCTGGAGACATTGCTGTCAGCCCAGTTTACAACTCTAAAATTGAAATAGATATCCATTCCATTGTTGAAGAAGTAAAAAAAAGAAAAATTCAATTGCCTTGTTTAATAAGGTTTCAAGATTTATTACATACTAGAGTAATTGAGTTAAATGAAAGTTTTAAAAAAGCAATAAAAGAATTTAATTATACAAATATTTACCAAGGTGTTTACCCTATAAAAGTAAATCAACTCGAAGAAGTTGTTTGTGAAATTTTAGAAGCAGGAGAACCATATAATTTTGGAATAGAATGTGGTTCAAAAGCTGAACTTGTTGCTGCTTTAGCCTATTTAGAACGCGATAACATGCTCATGATATGTAATGGATACAAAGATTCAACAATGATGAGAATGTTACTAATGGGGCAACAACTTGGCCAAAATGTTATTCCAATTATTGAAAAGTATAGAGAATTTGAAGAAATTATTTTAGAGTCTTCAAAACTTGGCATTCAGCCTCAATTTGGCGTTAGAGTCAGGCTTTCTACTTCTGGAAGTGGCATTTGGGCAGAGTCTGGAGGTGATGATTCAAAATTTGGTGTTTCAATTAGTGATGCAGTTAAGATTGTAAATAAACTTAAGGAACTTAATTTAGAAGACTCATTCAAGTTAGTACATTTTCATATTGGATCTCAAATTCAAGATGTAATAACAATGAAAAGTGCTGTAAAAGAAGCTACAAGAATTTACGCCAAATTGTATAAACTTGGTATGGGTGTCAAATATCTTGATGTTGGGGGTGGGCTTGGTATTAATTATGATGCACCAGAATCGGGTTTAAAGCAAGCAATCAATTACTCACTTCAAGAATATGTAAATGGAGTTGTTTATACCATAAAAGAAATTTGTGATATTGAGGAGGTTGTGCACCCAATAATTGTTACTGAAAGCGGAAGAGCTTTAACTGCTCATCATTCTGTTCTTGTTGTGGGTGTTTTAGGAGAAACTCAAAAACATGAAGCAATTGAAATTCCTATTGTTTCAAATAATGATGTTCCTGCTGTCAGAGAATTAAATGATGTAATTTTAACTTTAAATTCAATTACCTCAATTAAAGGTGAGAATCAACGAAAAGCAAGATTGTTAGAAGCTTATCATGATGCTGTTGAAAAAAGAACCGAAGCAGATCAGTTATTTTCACTTGGTTATATGTCACTTGAAGATAAAGCAAAAGCTGAACAGTTATATTGGATTGCTATGAATAAAATGAATGAAGTTCTTAATACTTTAGATAGAGATTATTTGCCGGCTGATTTGTATAATATTGAAGAACATCTTACTGATCAATATCTATGCGACTTCTCAGTATTTCAAAGCATATTAGATCATTGGGCAATTGGTCAGCTTTTTCCAATAATGCCAATTCACAGACTTAATGAAAAGCCTACTCAACGTGGAACTATTGTAGATTTAACTTGTGATTCAGATGGTAAAGTTGATAAATTTATTTCTGAAGAAGGGGAACAAAATTATTTACCATTACACAAGCTAATAGATAACGAAGATTATTACCTTGGTTTCTTTTTAATGGGTGCTTATCAAGATATTTTGGGAGACATGCACAATTTGTTCGGTCGTGTAAATGAAGTTCATGTATATGCTGATAGTGATGAACCTAATAATTTTTATATTGAAGAATATATCAGTGGAACAAAAGTTGTTGAAGCCCTTGGAATTGTTCAATATTTTCCTAGTGATTTAAAAAAACAAATTGAATCTATTATTAGAAAACGTGTTAAAGCCAAAAAATTGAAACCTACTCAAGGCGTAGAATTTTTACATTTATATTCCAAAGCACTTGAAGAGTACACATATTATAATTTTTGGAATAAAGAAAAAAAGTAA
- a CDS encoding HPr family phosphocarrier protein translates to MIQKKVIVNNRAGLHTRPAATLVKKASKYKCEFYIDRDGFRVNGQSIIGVMTLAAEQGTELILEFNGPDEFAASEDLFNYFERGFDEAY, encoded by the coding sequence ATGATACAAAAGAAAGTTATAGTTAATAACAGGGCTGGCTTACATACTAGGCCCGCTGCTACTTTAGTAAAAAAAGCTTCTAAGTATAAATGTGAATTTTATATAGATAGAGATGGATTCAGAGTTAATGGACAAAGTATTATTGGAGTTATGACTTTAGCTGCAGAACAAGGTACAGAGCTAATTCTTGAGTTTAACGGTCCAGATGAATTTGCTGCGTCTGAAGATTTGTTTAATTATTTTGAAAGGGGATTTGATGAAGCATATTAA
- a CDS encoding fumarylacetoacetate hydrolase family protein: MKLVTFIEENDEQYLGIILDDKIVNLFLAGQSYCELSGGADDFMKLENLASINDFLFGGDEAKEFLNKVLSWMENHQDETSELSKPISEVELLAPIPHPTSMRDGYAFRQHVEAARRNRGVEMIPEFDLFPIFYFTNHNAVTGPGEVEVMPLHLDKLDFELECAIVIGKEGRNIKAEDADDYVFGYTIMNDWSARTIQFEEMKMSLGPAKGKDFATSIGPYILTRDEMIEKRIPSEKGERYDLTMVTRVNGTEVSRGNLKDMTWTFAQIIERASYGTTLYPGDVIGSGTVGTGCFLELNGSKITDNWWLKPGDVVECEIDLLGNLKNEIFLDSV; the protein is encoded by the coding sequence ATGAAATTAGTTACATTTATTGAAGAGAATGATGAACAATATTTAGGAATTATTCTAGATGATAAAATTGTTAATTTATTTTTAGCAGGTCAGAGTTATTGCGAACTTTCAGGTGGAGCAGATGACTTTATGAAACTCGAGAACTTAGCCTCTATTAATGATTTCCTTTTTGGGGGAGATGAAGCAAAGGAGTTCTTAAATAAAGTTTTATCTTGGATGGAAAATCATCAAGATGAAACATCTGAATTATCAAAGCCTATTTCTGAAGTTGAATTATTAGCACCTATACCTCACCCAACTTCAATGCGAGATGGCTATGCATTCAGACAACACGTAGAAGCAGCTAGACGCAACAGAGGAGTTGAAATGATACCAGAATTTGATCTTTTCCCTATTTTCTATTTTACAAACCATAATGCAGTTACTGGTCCTGGCGAAGTTGAAGTTATGCCATTGCATCTTGATAAACTTGACTTTGAACTTGAATGTGCAATTGTAATTGGAAAAGAAGGTAGAAATATAAAAGCTGAAGATGCTGATGATTATGTATTTGGCTATACAATTATGAACGATTGGTCTGCTAGAACAATTCAATTCGAAGAAATGAAAATGAGTCTTGGACCAGCAAAAGGAAAAGATTTTGCAACCTCAATAGGACCATATATTTTAACTCGAGATGAAATGATAGAAAAGAGAATTCCAAGTGAAAAGGGTGAAAGATATGATTTGACTATGGTAACTAGAGTGAATGGAACTGAAGTTTCCAGAGGGAATCTTAAAGATATGACTTGGACTTTTGCTCAAATTATTGAACGTGCAAGTTATGGTACAACTCTTTATCCTGGAGATGTTATTGGCTCTGGGACGGTTGGTACAGGATGTTTTCTAGAACTAAATGGTTCTAAAATTACAGACAATTGGTGGCTAAAACCAGGTGATGTTGTTGAATGTGAAATTGATTTATTAGGTAATCTTAAAAATGAAATTTTCTTAGATTCCGTTTAA
- a CDS encoding PDZ domain-containing protein: MMNVKTVFTILLGLIMSQTLFAQQTEKNKSCCNKSIQKNIVVNVQNGAFLGVNLGDDEGSNGVKVEGTIDGGAAKKAGIEANDFIKEFNGKKVSTSNELKKLINESKPNDKVIIKIDRNGSVIEKEVMLGSHNNNMTMNNFSFPNNILSKIPQMGDMDMFNSKPTLGVHLQELNSGLAKYFGTTENGGALVSEVVKGSPAEKFGLESGDVITSIDGNKISTTKDVVKFIGNKKESEKISIGILRDKFTKSIDVVLEKGAQNKECMNNIFNFKFDDSKESNDENIEDLDLNGLFNFNGDMLNFKEGEEVDFSKMRIFTDSAKIDLNNLKPQLEKLSKEMKNLKNSFNIKDEDINLEGLNLDEIGKALENTEIKVWHGGDKNSQAVAISIKGKKTKKDTKVKENNKIENPVPGAKSDLD, translated from the coding sequence ATGATGAATGTAAAAACTGTATTTACAATTTTACTTGGCTTAATTATGAGCCAAACACTATTTGCACAGCAAACGGAAAAAAACAAATCTTGTTGTAATAAAAGTATTCAAAAGAACATAGTTGTAAATGTTCAGAATGGTGCTTTTTTAGGAGTAAATTTAGGAGATGATGAAGGATCTAATGGAGTTAAAGTTGAGGGTACAATTGATGGTGGAGCAGCTAAGAAAGCTGGAATAGAAGCAAATGATTTCATAAAAGAATTTAATGGTAAAAAAGTTAGTACATCTAATGAATTAAAAAAGTTGATTAATGAATCAAAACCAAATGATAAAGTAATTATTAAGATTGATAGAAATGGAAGTGTTATTGAAAAAGAAGTTATGTTAGGTAGTCATAATAACAATATGACAATGAATAATTTTTCTTTTCCCAATAATATATTAAGTAAAATTCCACAGATGGGTGATATGGATATGTTTAATTCAAAGCCAACATTGGGAGTTCATTTACAAGAATTAAATTCTGGATTAGCAAAATATTTTGGAACAACAGAGAACGGAGGTGCATTAGTAAGCGAAGTTGTTAAAGGTTCTCCAGCAGAAAAATTTGGCTTGGAATCTGGTGATGTAATTACTTCAATTGATGGTAATAAAATATCTACAACAAAAGATGTTGTAAAATTTATTGGAAATAAAAAGGAGAGTGAAAAAATATCAATCGGAATTCTAAGAGATAAATTTACAAAAAGTATAGATGTCGTTTTAGAAAAGGGGGCACAAAATAAAGAATGCATGAATAATATATTCAATTTTAAATTTGATGATTCTAAAGAATCGAATGATGAGAATATTGAAGATTTAGATTTAAATGGTCTATTTAATTTTAACGGTGATATGTTGAATTTTAAAGAAGGTGAAGAAGTTGATTTTAGTAAAATGAGAATATTTACAGACAGTGCTAAAATTGATTTAAACAATTTAAAACCACAATTAGAAAAATTATCTAAGGAGATGAAAAATCTTAAAAATAGTTTTAACATTAAAGATGAGGATATAAATTTGGAGGGACTTAATTTAGATGAGATTGGAAAAGCACTTGAAAACACAGAGATTAAAGTTTGGCATGGTGGAGATAAAAATTCTCAAGCAGTTGCAATTTCAATAAAAGGAAAAAAGACTAAAAAGGATACAAAAGTTAAAGAAAATAATAAAATAGAAAATCCAGTTCCAGGAGCTAAATCAGATTTAGATTAA
- the trxA gene encoding thioredoxin, protein MALHFTDDTFKVDVLQSEVPVLVDFWAEWCGPCRAIAPMIDELANEFEGKVKVGKVNIDDNPEIAATFGIRSIPTLLVFKNGKVVEQMVGARPKPQLASILEAHSKVSA, encoded by the coding sequence ATGGCATTACATTTCACAGACGATACTTTTAAAGTAGATGTGCTTCAATCTGAAGTTCCAGTATTAGTAGATTTTTGGGCAGAGTGGTGCGGCCCATGTCGTGCAATAGCACCAATGATAGATGAACTGGCAAATGAATTTGAGGGAAAAGTAAAGGTTGGTAAAGTAAATATTGATGATAACCCTGAAATTGCAGCTACATTCGGAATTAGGTCTATTCCTACATTGCTTGTTTTTAAAAATGGTAAAGTTGTTGAACAAATGGTTGGAGCTAGGCCTAAACCTCAGTTGGCATCAATTCTTGAAGCTCATTCAAAAGTTAGTGCATAA
- a CDS encoding hemerythrin domain-containing protein gives MQNSKQLELLNPAQSLINEHVIFMESLNKLSEALKFLDQECNDLPDSILQIAESTYFDMNEHLNIHFIKEEEIFFPLIEHIFPSGRAKFQFLHIDHDKLRLTFEQFSNLLQDIRSFGADNKLIIKLKDVSTEMIRLFYYHIVAEDTVYLEVAREKLPSDIAELAIKQMNELESRIREIN, from the coding sequence ATGCAAAATTCAAAACAATTAGAATTACTTAATCCTGCTCAATCCTTAATTAATGAGCATGTAATATTTATGGAATCACTAAACAAATTATCTGAAGCCTTAAAATTTTTAGATCAAGAGTGTAATGATTTACCAGATTCAATATTACAAATTGCCGAATCAACTTATTTTGATATGAATGAACATTTGAATATTCATTTTATAAAAGAAGAAGAAATATTTTTTCCATTAATTGAACACATATTCCCTTCGGGTAGAGCTAAATTCCAATTTTTACACATAGATCATGATAAACTAAGATTAACCTTTGAGCAATTTTCAAATCTTTTGCAAGATATTAGGAGTTTTGGGGCAGATAATAAATTAATTATTAAACTTAAGGATGTTTCAACAGAAATGATTCGACTATTCTATTATCACATTGTTGCTGAAGATACGGTTTACTTAGAAGTTGCTCGAGAAAAATTACCATCAGATATTGCAGAACTCGCAATTAAGCAAATGAATGAATTGGAGTCAAGAATTAGAGAAATCAATTAA
- a CDS encoding VTT domain-containing protein — translation MITWGGYPVLCLIIFSETGLLIGFFLPGDSLLVTAGLLSSAGYLNISYLILLLIPCAIIGDALGYYIGKKGGRKLYDRPESRFFKKVHLEKTTAFYQKHGGKTIILARFIPLLRTFAPVVAGISGMEYKKFAVFNVVGGIFWICSTTLLGYFLGNLIPNIEKYIHYVIAVVIVFSLLPIVYELIKNKRSKSV, via the coding sequence ATGATTACATGGGGAGGTTATCCAGTTCTTTGTTTGATAATTTTTTCTGAAACTGGATTATTGATTGGTTTTTTTCTACCTGGTGATTCATTATTAGTAACTGCTGGATTGTTATCATCTGCTGGTTATTTGAACATATCGTACTTAATATTACTTTTAATACCTTGTGCAATTATTGGAGATGCATTAGGATATTATATTGGTAAAAAAGGTGGAAGAAAATTATATGATCGTCCTGAGTCAAGATTTTTTAAGAAAGTTCATCTAGAAAAAACTACTGCTTTCTATCAAAAGCATGGAGGGAAAACTATAATACTAGCAAGGTTTATTCCTCTATTAAGAACTTTCGCACCAGTAGTTGCGGGAATAAGTGGTATGGAATATAAAAAGTTCGCTGTTTTTAATGTTGTTGGTGGTATATTTTGGATATGTTCAACAACATTGTTAGGTTATTTTTTAGGAAATTTAATACCCAACATTGAGAAATATATTCATTATGTTATTGCAGTAGTAATTGTGTTTTCATTGCTTCCAATCGTTTATGAGTTAATTAAAAACAAGAGATCTAAATCTGTTTAG
- a CDS encoding glycoside hydrolase family 88 protein: MKKILKVELINNICDSYCSRNRPESMNTDWGQSLLAYGLLSAYLKTGNKSSYNYLKKWLNYHITSGINPNYFVGSWSLALLFPEVTTVFPEHEFTLNSVAENIYSFILDKSLRNGSGIILHNIDLPHIYIDTIYYSTVALAKLGTYLNDDEWIEESIYQLAAHMAILKDKNSEFYIHCEQNLSGLRSDGAWARGNGWVIMTLCELLKYIPKKSKHKKSIEELLTDFIVKLVKYQTKNGVWRTIINDKNSYEESSASAMFLYGLVNSKKLNLISDKYDKIIEKCEVGMSKFIDSKNRLIGTSDGTWPGNADYYKALPTGEWWWGTGAYLLALCEI; this comes from the coding sequence ATGAAGAAAATTTTAAAAGTAGAATTGATTAATAATATTTGTGATTCTTATTGTAGTCGAAATAGACCAGAATCTATGAATACCGACTGGGGACAATCACTTTTAGCTTATGGGTTATTATCTGCATATCTAAAAACTGGGAATAAATCTTCATATAACTATTTAAAGAAATGGTTAAACTATCATATAACATCTGGCATTAATCCTAACTATTTTGTTGGTTCATGGAGTTTAGCTCTTTTATTCCCTGAAGTAACTACTGTATTTCCAGAACATGAGTTTACTTTGAATTCAGTTGCTGAGAATATTTATTCATTTATATTAGATAAGTCTTTAAGGAATGGTAGTGGTATAATTTTACATAATATAGATTTACCACATATTTATATAGATACAATTTATTATAGTACTGTTGCTTTAGCAAAATTGGGAACTTATTTGAATGATGATGAATGGATAGAAGAATCTATTTATCAATTAGCTGCTCATATGGCAATATTAAAAGATAAAAACTCTGAATTTTATATTCATTGTGAGCAAAACTTAAGCGGTCTAAGGTCAGATGGAGCATGGGCTAGAGGTAATGGTTGGGTAATTATGACATTATGTGAATTACTTAAATATATTCCAAAGAAATCTAAACATAAGAAATCTATTGAAGAATTATTAACTGATTTTATTGTCAAACTAGTAAAATACCAGACGAAAAATGGAGTTTGGAGAACAATTATTAATGATAAAAATAGTTATGAAGAGTCTTCAGCTAGTGCTATGTTTTTATATGGGTTGGTTAATTCAAAAAAATTGAATTTGATTTCAGATAAGTATGACAAAATAATAGAGAAATGCGAAGTAGGTATGTCAAAATTTATTGACTCAAAAAATAGACTTATTGGGACTTCGGATGGGACTTGGCCAGGTAATGCAGATTATTACAAGGCATTGCCTACTGGAGAATGGTGGTGGGGAACAGGTGCTTATTTACTTGCTCTATGTGAGATATAA
- the der gene encoding ribosome biogenesis GTPase Der yields MKSIVAIVGRPNVGKSTLFNRLIGRREAIVESISGVTRDRHYADAEWGGKIFSVVDTGGIVPNSDDTFEKAIREQAQLAIEEADTILFVVDGSEGLSGIDIEIGRTLHSSGKKVLLVVNKCDNVLREQEAVSFYELGLGEPLSVSALSGRRTGDLLDAATVDFPLTDEEVDSKLKIALIGRPNVGKSSIANSLIGEERFIVTPIAGTTRDANDTTIKYYGEEIVLIDTAGLRKKKQIRHSVELFSTFRTTRAIERSDIAVIVIDADQGLERQDINVITEAADARKGLVIAVNKWDLVEKETMTSKHFVDSIYDMIPTFSHVPVIFISAKTKQRVTKIIDTAKIVNAERNKRISTSKLNEVLLEAIKMQPPPSVKGNDLTIKFAQQPQATPPVFLLYTNFPELMPESYKRFLERIIREQFGFNGVPLTLVFKAKSKRRED; encoded by the coding sequence ATGAAATCAATCGTCGCAATTGTTGGCAGACCTAACGTAGGAAAGTCAACGCTTTTTAATCGACTTATAGGTCGTCGTGAAGCAATAGTAGAATCAATATCTGGTGTAACTAGAGACAGGCATTATGCTGATGCAGAGTGGGGTGGTAAAATTTTCTCTGTGGTTGATACAGGAGGAATAGTTCCTAATTCAGATGATACATTCGAGAAAGCAATTCGTGAACAAGCTCAACTTGCAATTGAAGAAGCAGATACAATATTATTTGTTGTTGATGGTTCAGAGGGCTTATCTGGTATTGATATTGAAATCGGAAGAACTTTGCATAGTTCTGGAAAGAAAGTTTTATTGGTAGTCAATAAGTGTGATAATGTATTAAGAGAACAAGAGGCTGTTTCTTTTTATGAACTAGGATTAGGAGAACCTTTATCAGTTTCTGCTTTAAGTGGTAGAAGAACTGGTGATTTATTAGATGCAGCTACAGTTGATTTTCCATTAACTGATGAAGAAGTTGATTCAAAACTTAAAATTGCTTTGATAGGCAGACCAAATGTTGGGAAAAGTTCAATTGCAAATTCACTTATTGGAGAAGAAAGATTTATTGTAACTCCAATTGCTGGAACAACTCGTGATGCGAATGACACAACAATTAAATATTATGGTGAGGAAATTGTTTTAATAGATACAGCAGGGCTTAGAAAGAAAAAACAGATTAGACATTCAGTTGAACTTTTTAGTACTTTTAGAACAACCAGAGCAATTGAAAGAAGTGATATAGCTGTTATTGTAATTGATGCAGATCAAGGGCTTGAACGCCAAGACATAAATGTGATAACAGAAGCAGCAGATGCTCGTAAAGGTCTAGTTATTGCAGTTAACAAATGGGACTTAGTTGAAAAAGAAACTATGACTTCAAAACATTTTGTTGATTCAATTTATGATATGATCCCAACTTTCAGCCATGTACCTGTAATTTTTATTTCGGCAAAAACTAAACAAAGAGTAACAAAGATAATTGATACTGCAAAAATTGTTAATGCTGAAAGAAATAAGCGTATTTCTACTAGCAAATTAAATGAAGTATTATTAGAGGCAATTAAAATGCAGCCACCTCCTTCAGTGAAAGGGAATGATTTAACTATAAAATTTGCTCAACAACCTCAAGCAACTCCACCTGTTTTTTTATTATATACTAACTTTCCAGAACTTATGCCTGAAAGTTATAAAAGATTTTTGGAAAGGATTATCAGAGAACAGTTCGGTTTTAATGGCGTTCCTTTAACTTTAGTTTTTAAAGCTAAAAGTAAACGACGCGAAGATTAG
- a CDS encoding elongation factor G, with amino-acid sequence MTDYSSDKIRNIVLTGHSGSGKSTLAEAMLYTTNEISRIGSIAEGSTQSDFHPDEISRQHSLTLSLLNCSWNNHKINIIDTPGLTDFLGDVKSGSHVAETMLLTVDESTGVGYGADIAWEAAEEMNMPVIFALTKADLDQAHFQESLDYLRNHFSRDIIPLEYPVYEGQNFVGAVNLLSLKTMRFALDKSGTHNDEKDIPDSVKDKVLALREALMETLAESDESIMNTFFENGTLTDSEIDKGLKSALRKRKIFPVFVVSSTDNIGVTPLMDFIVEDCPSPIEKPSQEGIMPDEPTIFIFKTINEHHVGELSFFRVYSGSIHSGLDMVNNSNNSMERIHQIFSINGKNRKEVHNLNNGDIGALVKLKKVHTNDTLTSKNYSIKLAPTVYPSPIVDLSVIMKGKGDEAKIAEGLHQLHNEDPTFWVNVNMETNETLISGLGELQLEVLIQRLKARYNVEVETKSPKIPYREAIRSSIQTSYRHRKQTGGAGQFGEVHLHIEPYEEGKPVPGQYHVRGEEFEELPWGGKLHFINSIVGGAIDARFVPAVKKGIMEVMNQGPMAACPVSNVRVVLFDGKMHSVDSNENAFRTAGKNCLKQGIKEAKPYLMEPIWEILIVTPPESMGEIMGDLSSHRGRILGMDEKGTSQLIRAHIPLAELNGYASRLRSLTQGRGSYSRNFSHYEEVPRDVESKVVAAAQHHDDDED; translated from the coding sequence ATGACAGACTATTCTTCAGACAAAATCCGCAACATTGTTTTAACTGGACATAGTGGCTCTGGGAAATCTACACTTGCTGAAGCAATGCTTTATACAACAAATGAAATCTCCAGAATTGGGTCAATCGCGGAAGGATCAACTCAATCAGATTTCCATCCCGATGAAATTTCACGTCAACATTCATTAACATTATCATTACTTAATTGCAGCTGGAATAACCATAAAATCAATATAATTGATACACCTGGATTAACAGACTTTTTGGGTGATGTAAAATCTGGTTCTCATGTTGCTGAAACTATGTTGCTAACAGTTGATGAATCAACAGGTGTTGGATATGGTGCTGATATTGCATGGGAAGCAGCAGAAGAAATGAACATGCCTGTTATTTTTGCTTTAACTAAAGCTGATTTAGATCAAGCTCACTTTCAAGAGTCTTTAGATTATTTACGAAATCACTTTTCTAGAGATATTATACCTTTAGAATACCCTGTTTATGAAGGGCAAAATTTTGTTGGTGCTGTAAATTTGCTATCATTAAAAACAATGAGATTTGCTTTAGATAAAAGTGGTACCCACAATGATGAAAAAGATATTCCAGATTCTGTTAAAGATAAAGTATTAGCTTTACGTGAAGCACTCATGGAAACTCTTGCTGAAAGCGATGAATCAATTATGAATACTTTTTTTGAAAATGGTACTCTTACTGATTCTGAGATTGATAAAGGACTTAAATCTGCACTTAGAAAAAGAAAAATATTCCCTGTGTTTGTGGTTTCTTCTACTGATAATATTGGAGTTACTCCATTAATGGATTTTATTGTTGAAGATTGCCCAAGCCCAATTGAGAAACCTTCACAAGAAGGTATTATGCCTGATGAACCAACAATATTTATTTTTAAAACTATTAATGAACATCATGTTGGAGAGTTATCTTTTTTTAGAGTTTATAGCGGATCAATTCATTCCGGTTTAGATATGGTTAATAATTCTAATAATAGTATGGAAAGAATTCATCAAATATTTTCTATAAATGGGAAAAACCGAAAAGAAGTACATAACCTTAATAATGGTGATATTGGTGCATTAGTTAAATTAAAGAAAGTTCATACTAATGATACTTTAACTTCTAAAAATTATTCTATCAAGCTTGCCCCTACAGTTTACCCAAGCCCTATTGTAGATTTATCTGTTATTATGAAAGGCAAGGGTGATGAAGCAAAAATTGCTGAGGGTTTACATCAATTACATAACGAAGATCCTACTTTCTGGGTCAATGTAAATATGGAGACGAATGAGACATTAATAAGTGGCTTGGGAGAGCTTCAACTTGAGGTATTGATTCAAAGGCTTAAGGCTAGATATAATGTTGAAGTTGAAACTAAATCCCCAAAAATTCCTTATAGAGAAGCAATTAGATCTTCAATTCAAACTAGTTACAGACACAGAAAACAGACTGGAGGAGCTGGTCAATTCGGAGAGGTTCACTTACATATTGAACCTTATGAAGAAGGCAAACCTGTACCAGGTCAGTATCATGTTAGGGGTGAAGAATTTGAAGAATTACCTTGGGGCGGAAAATTGCACTTTATAAATTCTATTGTTGGTGGGGCTATAGATGCTCGATTTGTTCCAGCAGTTAAAAAAGGAATTATGGAAGTTATGAATCAAGGACCAATGGCTGCTTGCCCTGTTTCAAATGTAAGAGTTGTATTGTTTGATGGGAAAATGCATTCAGTTGATTCCAATGAAAATGCCTTTAGAACTGCTGGTAAAAATTGTTTAAAACAGGGTATTAAAGAGGCTAAACCATATTTAATGGAACCTATATGGGAGATTTTAATTGTTACACCTCCAGAATCTATGGGTGAAATTATGGGTGATTTGTCATCTCATAGAGGTAGAATTTTAGGTATGGATGAAAAAGGAACTTCTCAATTAATAAGAGCTCATATTCCTTTGGCTGAATTGAACGGGTATGCTTCTAGGTTAAGGTCTTTAACACAAGGACGTGGAAGCTATTCAAGAAATTTTAGCCATTATGAAGAAGTTCCAAGAGATGTAGAATCAAAAGTTGTTGCTGCAGCTCAACATCATGATGATGATGAAGATTAA